A single Desulfuromonas sp. DNA region contains:
- a CDS encoding transposase, with the protein MPRHARIDIPGLLQHVIVRGIERRPVFRDEQDREGFLLRLSTLLRETETDCYAWALPDNHFHLLLRPRGGKLGGLMRRLLTGYTVVFNLRHNRSGHLFQNRYKSIVCDENPYLVELVRYIHLNPLRAGKVKDLDGLDYFPWCGHAELLGRSPRNLIRADDVLALFSPRRIVARDQYRSFLADGCPKVKLLRGGRGVSRVLDPSLAKDAIFDDRCLCGGAFVERVLEGEEGEAGRKRPSLSDLERVVAEHFQIPPAVLRRPSKERPACPVGVGQATGDCVISPTVGTVSAHGARPARAPSGFKIN; encoded by the coding sequence ATGCCCCGCCATGCTCGCATAGATATTCCCGGCCTGCTGCAGCACGTCATCGTCAGAGGGATCGAGCGCAGGCCTGTCTTTCGTGATGAGCAGGACCGGGAGGGTTTTCTCCTCCGCCTCTCCACCCTCCTGAGGGAGACCGAAACCGACTGCTACGCCTGGGCACTGCCCGACAACCATTTCCATTTGCTGCTGCGCCCCCGCGGCGGCAAGTTGGGCGGACTGATGCGCCGCCTGCTCACCGGCTACACCGTGGTCTTCAATCTGCGCCACAACCGCTCTGGGCACCTCTTTCAAAACCGCTACAAGTCCATTGTCTGCGACGAAAACCCCTACCTGGTCGAACTGGTGCGGTACATCCACCTCAACCCCCTGCGCGCCGGGAAGGTCAAGGACCTCGACGGCCTCGACTATTTCCCCTGGTGCGGCCATGCCGAATTGCTGGGGAGATCGCCCCGCAATCTCATCCGGGCCGACGATGTCCTGGCCCTCTTCTCTCCCCGCCGCATTGTCGCTCGGGATCAATATCGATCCTTTCTGGCTGATGGCTGCCCGAAGGTCAAGCTGTTGCGGGGCGGCAGGGGCGTCAGCCGGGTCCTCGACCCTTCGCTGGCGAAGGATGCCATATTTGACGATCGGTGCCTCTGCGGAGGCGCGTTTGTAGAGCGGGTTTTGGAGGGGGAGGAGGGGGAAGCGGGGCGGAAGAGGCCTTCTCTTTCCGACTTGGAACGAGTGGTGGCCGAGCATTTCCAGATTCCCCCCGCTGTGCTACGCCGTCCCAGCAAGGAGCGCCCCGCTTGCCCGGTCGGCGTGGGGCAGGCAACCGGCGACTGCGTCATATCCCCCACAGTCGGCACAGTTTCTGCCCACGGGGCACGGCCCGCTCGCGCACCGTCAGGCTTTAAAATAAATTAA
- a CDS encoding Fic family protein → MAPDVRYTKIQQMEPMFPAAVGEELNDLAVEVIRQSAALGGGLHPVTRRGVVELVRTMNSYYSNLIEGHNTHPVDIERAMDHDYSHEPAKRALQMESVAHIEVQRLIERRLFENPDETICSPAFLCRIHQEFYDRLPVEFREVKTPNGKTKTVIPGELREDEVEVGRHIPPTYATLESFLKRFEECYGSVTLGEIRKVIAAAASHHRLAWIHPFLDGNGRVTRLFTHAYLVKARIDGHGLWTASRGLARNRSAYMAALAGADEHRHGDLDGRGNLSNKGLLDFCIFFLKTALDQISFMSGRLELDGILRRLDGYVGRQVSFGELQPESGYLLQDAFLRGEVPRGEVARITGKPDRSARRILKDLLEKKLLTSDSERAPVRLGFPTKVAGYYFPQLYPEGVEMTES, encoded by the coding sequence GTGGCCCCAGATGTTCGTTACACGAAAATTCAACAGATGGAACCAATGTTTCCCGCCGCCGTGGGTGAAGAGCTGAACGACCTTGCTGTTGAGGTCATCCGTCAGTCAGCAGCACTGGGAGGAGGCCTCCATCCAGTGACTCGCAGGGGAGTTGTAGAGCTTGTGCGCACCATGAACAGCTACTACTCTAACCTGATTGAAGGACACAATACCCATCCGGTTGATATCGAACGGGCCATGGACCACGACTATTCACATGAGCCCGCAAAGCGCGCTCTACAAATGGAGAGTGTTGCCCATATAGAAGTTCAGCGCTTAATCGAACGAAGGCTCTTCGAAAACCCGGATGAAACTATATGCTCTCCTGCGTTTTTGTGCAGGATTCACCAGGAATTTTATGATCGACTTCCTGTTGAATTCAGGGAGGTCAAGACCCCAAATGGAAAAACCAAAACGGTTATTCCAGGAGAATTGCGCGAAGACGAAGTCGAAGTTGGCCGTCACATTCCCCCTACCTACGCAACCCTTGAGTCTTTTTTGAAGCGTTTCGAGGAATGTTACGGGAGTGTCACCCTGGGAGAGATACGAAAGGTAATAGCGGCGGCAGCATCGCATCATCGTCTAGCTTGGATTCACCCTTTTCTCGATGGCAATGGTCGAGTGACGCGCCTCTTCACACATGCCTACCTAGTCAAGGCACGCATAGATGGCCATGGCTTGTGGACAGCTTCAAGAGGGCTTGCACGAAACCGAAGTGCTTATATGGCAGCCTTGGCTGGAGCTGACGAACACCGACATGGCGACTTGGATGGTAGAGGAAATCTGTCTAACAAGGGCTTGCTCGATTTCTGTATCTTCTTTCTAAAGACAGCATTAGACCAGATTTCGTTCATGTCAGGGCGCCTAGAGTTGGATGGGATTCTGCGTCGCTTAGATGGGTACGTGGGACGGCAGGTAAGCTTTGGGGAATTGCAGCCGGAATCAGGCTACTTACTACAAGACGCTTTTCTTCGCGGAGAAGTCCCGAGGGGAGAAGTTGCACGCATTACTGGTAAGCCCGACCGAAGTGCACGCCGCATTCTCAAAGATTTGCTCGAAAAGAAACTCCTAACTTCGGATTCGGAAAGAGCTCCGGTCCGCTTGGGATTCCCGACCAAAGTCGCTGGATACTATTTCCCACAACTCTACCCAGAGGGGGTGGAGATGACTGAATCATGA